One Drechmeria coniospora strain ARSEF 6962 chromosome 01, whole genome shotgun sequence genomic region harbors:
- a CDS encoding bZIP transcription factor yields the protein MGASPKHSSARDTAPESKANTVGKPEGPSSSIEATKPLAPPPRPGQQQQSAQGNNNTPEFFTAQAGGSLSLEPNPFEQSFGGSGPETPGGTKLPPVASLTSPSSLLPGSNATPFNWGGGSLRTGPLSPAMLSGPANDYFGDTHQLRGGFPTPNESSLRSGLTPGGSGSMFPAPSPNTQAIFAQLASGGATPSTIDFHRTALSAAAKREQINGGPQSTHQQQHQPSVTSQPQDIPTSAPAVKSEPKPPSGPFDPHDNDAANGLFMLAQGAQGRSSSQNSSQFSVTSAPGHAHPAPAPAPPPVSVPAPAPVPAPAPAPAPLPSAGAVQMSGRNPGSIGSGRGESEGSVVSDGADQAKPNTRGKGKKKPGAANGGRRKAEAMPAKAPPRKKARGNSGASQGSVDMLSDDDDDDDDDDDDDMKRDENGNKTKMTDEEKRKNFLERNRVAALKCRQRKKQWLANLQGKVELYSNENEALTTQITQLREEVVNLKTLLLAHKDCPVTQQQGIHGAFMSQVVEPFNAQMNPYGMAGTMASQQQVMAGQGVQRRFS from the exons ATGGGGGCTTCTCCCAAGCACTCCTCCGCCCGAG ACACGGCCCCCGAATCGAAAGCAAATACCGTGGGCAAGCCTGAAGGCCCCTCGTCCAGCATCGAAGCCACCAAACCGCTCGCGCCCCCGCCTCGACCGGGTCAGCAGCAGCAATCGGCCCAGGGGAACAATAATACACCCGAATTTTTCACGGCTCAAGCCGGCGGATCCCTCAGTCTGGAACCCAACCCCTTCGAGCAGTCCTTCGGGGGCAGCGGCCCAGAGACTCCGGGGGGAACCAAGTTGCCTCCAGTCGCCTCCCtgacgtcgccctcgtcgctccTGCCCGGCAGCAACGCGACGCCCTTCAACTGGGGCGGTGGCTCCCTACGCACCGGACCCTTGAGCCCGGCCATGCTGTCGGGGCCGGCGAACGATTACTTTGGCGACACCCACCAGCTTCGAGGCGGCTTCCCGACACCCAACGAGTCCTCCCTGCGATCGGGCCTCACCCCCGGCGGCAGTGGCTCCATGTTCCCTGCGCCGAGTCCCAACACCCAAGCCATCTTCGCCCAGCTTGCCAGCGGTGGTGCGACGCCGAGCACCATCGACTTCCATCGAACCGCGCTGAGTGCGGCCGCGAAGCGCGAACAGATCAACGGTGGCCCGCAATCGAcacaccagcagcagcatcagccgTCCGTCACGTCCCAACCTCAAGACATACCCACCAGCGCGCCCGCCGTCAAATCCGAGCCGAAGCCTCCTTCGGGGCCCTTCGACCCCCACGACAACGACGCGGCCAACGGCCTGTTCATGCTTGCTCAGGGTGCCCAGGGTCGCAGCAGCAGTCAGAACTCGAGCCAGTTTTCGGTCACGTCGGCCCCTGGTCACGCACATcccgcgcccgcgcccgcgcccCCACCCGTATCGGTACCCGCACCAGCTCCCGTTCCCGCTCCTGCGCCCGCGCCAGCTCCgctgccctcggccggcgcggTGCAGATGTCAGGTAGGAACCCGGGCTCCATCGGCTCAGGCCGAGGCGAAAGCGAAGGGAGTGTCGTGTCGGACGGGGCCGACCAGGCCAAGCCCAACACGAGGGGAAAGGGTAAGAAGAAGCCCGGGGCGGCCAATGGCGGTCGCAGGAAAGCGGAAGCGATGCCTGCgaaggcgccgccgaggaagaaAGCTAGAGGCAATAGCGGTGCATCGCAAGGCAGCGTTGACATGTTgtcggacgacgatgacgatgacgacgacgacgacgacgacgacatgaaGCGGGACGAGAATGGAAACAAGACCAAGATGACGGACGAAGAGAAGCGCAAAAACTTCCTCGAGCGTAATCG CGTCGCCGCTCTCAAGTGTCGTCAGCGTAAGAAGCAATGGCTGGCGAATCTGCAGGGCAAGGTAGAGCTGTACAGCAACGAAAATGAGGCACTGACGACGCAAATCACGCAGCTGAGGGAAGAAGTCGTCAATCTGAAAACTCTCCTGCTCGCCCACAAGGACTGCCCCGTCACGCAGCAGCAGGGCATCCACGGTGCCTTTATGTCGCAGGTTGTCGAACCCTTCAATGCCCAGATGAACCCCTACGGCATGGCGGGAACGATGGCGAGCCAGCAGCAGGTCATGGCCGGCCAGGGCGTTCAGCGACGTTTCTCCTAG